From the genome of Blautia pseudococcoides, one region includes:
- a CDS encoding YebC/PmpR family DNA-binding transcriptional regulator — MSGHSKFANIKHKKEKNDAKKGKIFTVIGREIVVAVKEGGPDPANNSKLRDVIAKAKANNMPNDTIDRGIKKAAGDANADNYEYITYEGYGPSGVAVIVETLTDNKNRTASNVRSAFTKGNGNIGTPGCVSFMFDKKGQIIIDKEECEMDADDLMMIALDAGAEDFSEEEDSFEVLTTPDDFSAVREALEKEGIPMAEADVAMIPQTYVELSDEQDVKNLLRTLDLLEDDDDVQYVWHNWDE, encoded by the coding sequence ATGTCAGGACATTCAAAATTCGCAAATATAAAACATAAAAAAGAGAAAAACGATGCTAAAAAAGGCAAAATTTTTACTGTGATCGGAAGAGAGATCGTGGTAGCCGTAAAAGAGGGCGGCCCGGACCCGGCCAACAACAGTAAACTGCGTGATGTGATCGCGAAGGCAAAAGCCAACAACATGCCAAACGACACCATTGACCGCGGGATCAAAAAAGCAGCGGGCGATGCCAATGCTGACAACTACGAATATATCACCTACGAAGGCTACGGCCCAAGCGGTGTGGCTGTCATTGTGGAGACGCTGACAGATAACAAGAACCGTACAGCCAGCAATGTGAGAAGTGCATTCACAAAAGGAAACGGCAATATCGGAACACCTGGCTGTGTGTCTTTCATGTTCGATAAAAAAGGGCAGATCATCATTGACAAGGAAGAGTGCGAGATGGATGCGGACGACCTGATGATGATCGCCCTGGATGCAGGCGCAGAAGATTTTTCTGAGGAGGAGGACAGCTTCGAGGTCCTCACCACTCCGGATGACTTCAGCGCTGTGCGCGAAGCCCTGGAAAAGGAAGGAATCCCTATGGCAGAGGCAGATGTTGCCATGATCCCCCAGACTTATGTGGAGCTTTCCGATGAGCAGGATGTGAAGAACCTGCTAAGAACACTGGATTTACTGGAAGATGACGACGACGTGCAGTATGTATGGCATAACTGGGACGAGTAA
- a CDS encoding ClpP family protease — protein MSEEKKKELEKTEKQNEQIEDMGQLDLSDNEKQYHIHLLSIIGEVEGHESLPNNSKTTKYEHVLPKLAVIEDSKDVDGLLILLNTVGGDVEAGLAIAEMIASLSKPTVSLVLGGGHSIGVPMAVSADYSFIVPSATMVIHPVRSNGMFIGVMQSYKNIEKIQDRITGFVSSHSKMSQERIEELMLDPTQLVKDVGTMLEGEEAVKEGLIDEVGGISQSLEKLYELIEKNRKNEG, from the coding sequence ATGTCTGAAGAAAAGAAAAAAGAACTGGAAAAAACAGAAAAACAAAATGAGCAGATAGAAGATATGGGGCAGTTAGATTTATCCGACAATGAAAAACAATATCATATCCACCTTTTGTCCATTATTGGTGAGGTGGAAGGCCATGAATCTCTGCCAAACAACAGCAAGACCACCAAATACGAGCATGTTCTTCCAAAGCTTGCCGTGATCGAGGACAGCAAAGATGTGGACGGCCTTCTCATCCTCCTCAACACTGTGGGTGGAGATGTGGAGGCAGGACTTGCGATTGCGGAGATGATCGCATCCCTGAGCAAGCCAACCGTTTCTTTGGTCCTTGGCGGCGGCCACTCCATCGGCGTGCCTATGGCAGTCTCCGCTGATTATTCTTTTATTGTGCCCTCTGCAACTATGGTGATACATCCGGTCCGGAGCAACGGTATGTTTATCGGCGTGATGCAGTCCTATAAAAATATAGAAAAAATACAGGACCGCATCACAGGCTTTGTCTCCTCCCATTCCAAGATGTCGCAGGAGCGTATCGAGGAACTGATGCTGGATCCCACACAGCTTGTAAAGGATGTGGGTACAATGCTGGAGGGTGAAGAAGCAGTGAAGGAAGGACTGATCGATGAAGTCGGCGGAATTTCCCAGTCTTTGGAAAAACTGTACGAACTTATTGAAAAAAACAGAAAAAATGAGGGATGA
- a CDS encoding hemolysin family protein: MDDGSSPLWAVMVFLLFIIINGILYGFGSAIQKVSESEVEKRQQEGDKRSRWLLDVVNDPVMVVNTILTVGTLLSILAGYVGIRRLVPHLYTALHGVSAFSYIPDAVLRGICIVVVVLLVLILLVAVGVISAKKLFTCNPHQWVYRTAGLVRLIVKLFYPITFLIMKLSNGMVRLLGVDPHHNEEDVTEEEIISMVDDAHEQGVIEENEAEMIQNIMEFSDKEAQDIMTHRKNVSAIEVNTPLAEALSYMLNGSNSRYPVYREDMDDIIGILHLKDAMKQMTFENKGDVPVGQIPDLIREASYIPETRSINDLFKRMQAKKIHMAVVVDEYGQTSGIVTMEDILEEIVGNILDEYDEDDHFIVEQLDDSYLMKGLTPLEEVGEVLDIDFEDEDYETLNGYLTSLLGHIPNIQEDKEVRTNGYLFTILGVENNTIQKVRVEKLLKKEGEERCQDIQNSQI; this comes from the coding sequence ATGGATGACGGGAGTAGTCCTTTATGGGCGGTAATGGTTTTTCTATTATTCATCATCATTAACGGGATTTTATATGGATTTGGCTCTGCCATACAGAAAGTAAGCGAAAGTGAAGTGGAGAAGCGGCAGCAGGAGGGTGATAAGAGGTCCCGCTGGCTGTTGGATGTGGTGAACGATCCGGTTATGGTTGTCAATACCATTCTTACTGTGGGCACACTTTTAAGCATACTGGCCGGGTATGTGGGAATTCGCCGGCTTGTTCCCCATCTGTATACGGCACTGCATGGGGTTTCCGCATTTTCCTACATACCGGACGCTGTTCTGCGCGGCATCTGCATTGTGGTCGTGGTGCTTCTGGTATTGATCTTACTTGTGGCTGTAGGCGTAATTTCCGCCAAGAAGCTGTTTACCTGTAATCCGCACCAATGGGTTTACCGGACAGCAGGGCTGGTACGGCTGATCGTAAAGCTGTTTTATCCGATCACGTTTCTGATCATGAAACTGTCCAATGGGATGGTGCGCCTGCTGGGTGTGGATCCCCATCATAACGAAGAAGATGTGACGGAAGAAGAGATTATTTCAATGGTGGATGATGCCCATGAACAGGGTGTGATTGAAGAGAATGAAGCGGAAATGATTCAGAATATCATGGAGTTTTCCGACAAGGAAGCGCAGGATATCATGACTCACCGGAAAAATGTCAGCGCCATAGAGGTAAATACCCCTCTTGCTGAGGCCCTTTCCTATATGCTGAACGGAAGTAATTCCAGGTATCCGGTATACAGGGAAGATATGGATGATATTATCGGCATCCTGCATCTGAAGGATGCTATGAAGCAGATGACCTTTGAGAATAAAGGAGATGTTCCTGTGGGCCAGATACCGGATCTGATTCGTGAAGCCTCCTATATTCCAGAGACCAGGAGCATCAACGATTTGTTTAAACGAATGCAGGCCAAGAAAATCCACATGGCTGTGGTGGTGGATGAATATGGACAGACTTCCGGCATTGTTACCATGGAGGACATACTGGAAGAGATTGTGGGCAATATTCTGGACGAATATGATGAAGACGACCATTTTATTGTGGAACAGCTTGATGACTCCTATCTTATGAAAGGTCTCACACCTCTGGAAGAGGTGGGGGAAGTGCTGGATATTGATTTTGAGGATGAGGATTATGAGACATTAAACGGATATCTGACCTCTTTGCTGGGCCATATCCCCAATATCCAGGAGGACAAGGAAGTCAGGACAAACGGATATTTATTTACCATCCTGGGGGTGGAAAATAATACAATTCAAAAAGTAAGGGTAGAAAAACTGCTCAAAAAAGAAGGAGAAGAGAGATGTCAGGACATTCAAAATTCGCAAATATAA
- a CDS encoding type II toxin-antitoxin system PemK/MazF family toxin: MVIKRGDIFYADLRPVVGSEQGGIRPVLIIQNDIGNKHSPTVICAAITSKMNKAKLPTHIEIDASSYAIVKDSVILLEQLRTIDKRRLKDKVCHLDAEILKKVNHALCVSLELPTT; the protein is encoded by the coding sequence GTGGTTATCAAACGAGGTGATATTTTTTACGCGGATTTAAGGCCGGTAGTCGGCAGTGAACAGGGCGGGATCCGTCCGGTGCTGATCATTCAGAATGACATCGGCAATAAACACAGCCCCACAGTGATCTGTGCGGCCATAACATCAAAGATGAATAAGGCGAAGCTGCCTACCCATATAGAGATCGACGCGTCCTCCTACGCCATTGTGAAGGATTCCGTGATCCTGCTGGAGCAGCTTCGCACCATTGATAAACGAAGATTAAAAGACAAGGTATGCCATCTGGATGCGGAAATACTGAAGAAAGTCAATCATGCCCTGTGCGTGAGCCTGGAACTTCCCACTACATAG
- the ltrA gene encoding group II intron reverse transcriptase/maturase, whose protein sequence is MNTNNSKEKVRQLQNKLYLTAKKCDSRRFHALYDKVYRDDVLFEAWKRIKANKGSSGVDGISIENIETMGIEKYLTEIKSELMDGKYKPFPVKRVMIPKPDGSERPLGIPTVKDRIVQLATKIAIEPVFEADFRDCSYGFRPKRSAKQALEVVRKACNNKGYYVVDADIEKFFDNVNQDKLMLLVEQRISDRRILKLIRQWLKSGILYGNILTVSELGTAQGSVISPLLANIYLNTLDRLWKKYGLTHGILVRYADDTVVICKNKKSANHALNLLQYIMGKLDLKIHPVKTKIVSMWDGKEGFDFLGMHHRRMTTETSKGQLYKETYQYPSKKAMKKMKAEIKRNVNNRCMLVAKEEDLIKNLNPKITGWKNYYSTKTNEKWMLALDWYIICTFTRWYNKKHLRRNHMSKVGFVRKSICEKGLKKMASA, encoded by the coding sequence ATGAATACTAACAACTCCAAAGAAAAAGTTCGACAACTTCAAAACAAACTATATCTGACAGCCAAGAAATGTGATAGCCGAAGATTCCATGCACTATACGATAAAGTATATCGGGATGATGTGCTTTTCGAAGCATGGAAACGAATAAAAGCTAACAAAGGTTCTAGTGGTGTAGATGGTATCAGTATCGAAAATATTGAGACGATGGGGATTGAGAAATACCTAACAGAAATCAAATCGGAACTGATGGATGGAAAATACAAACCATTCCCAGTAAAACGTGTCATGATACCAAAACCAGACGGAAGTGAAAGACCACTTGGAATACCAACGGTTAAGGACAGAATTGTGCAGTTGGCTACAAAGATAGCGATAGAGCCAGTATTCGAAGCTGACTTTAGAGATTGTTCCTATGGATTCAGACCAAAAAGAAGTGCAAAACAAGCACTAGAGGTGGTAAGAAAAGCATGTAACAACAAAGGCTATTATGTAGTAGATGCAGATATCGAAAAGTTCTTTGATAACGTAAACCAAGATAAACTGATGTTGCTTGTGGAACAACGCATATCGGACAGAAGAATTCTGAAACTGATAAGACAGTGGCTTAAGTCAGGGATACTGTATGGAAATATCCTAACAGTCTCTGAATTAGGAACAGCCCAAGGTTCGGTGATATCTCCGTTACTGGCAAATATCTACCTAAATACACTAGACAGACTATGGAAAAAGTATGGACTTACTCATGGAATTCTTGTAAGGTACGCAGATGACACAGTGGTTATCTGTAAGAACAAGAAAAGTGCAAATCATGCACTGAATCTGCTTCAATACATCATGGGAAAACTGGATTTAAAGATACATCCAGTGAAAACAAAAATTGTCAGTATGTGGGATGGTAAAGAAGGATTTGATTTTCTTGGTATGCACCACAGAAGAATGACAACGGAAACAAGCAAAGGGCAACTGTATAAAGAAACATACCAGTACCCAAGCAAAAAAGCCATGAAGAAGATGAAAGCAGAAATCAAAAGGAATGTTAATAACCGATGCATGCTGGTTGCAAAGGAAGAAGATTTAATTAAAAATCTAAATCCGAAAATCACAGGATGGAAGAATTATTATTCAACCAAAACTAACGAAAAATGGATGCTGGCACTGGATTGGTATATTATCTGCACCTTTACAAGATGGTATAACAAGAAACACCTAAGACGAAATCATATGTCTAAGGTAGGCTTTGTTAGAAAAAGTATTTGCGAAAAAGGACTAAAGAAAATGGCTAGCGCATGA
- a CDS encoding undecaprenyl-diphosphate phosphatase: MSLLQALLLGLVQGITEFLPVSSSGHLAIMQNLLNINTDTGVLFDVILHLGTLTAIFIAFWKDIKKLILDGCGMIYDIVQNFKIWSHNRREHDAKRYKKIVSTNYRKFILLIIVSTIPTAVVGLLLKNVVVTAGSNLLAPGVGLFITGILLLVVDFFPAGNKIPRDVSFGIALAIGFFQGIAVFPGISRSGMTIAACLLCGLNRKFAVKYSFIMSIPAVLGAAILELKDIPGSGATLPMFGEYLAAAVLAGVAGYFCIKTMLRFVQRKKFRYFSIYCFIMGIAAVTCNFVL; this comes from the coding sequence ATGTCATTACTACAGGCACTTCTGCTTGGGCTGGTGCAGGGGATCACAGAGTTCCTTCCGGTGAGCAGTTCCGGGCATCTGGCTATTATGCAGAATCTTTTAAACATCAACACGGACACAGGCGTGTTGTTCGATGTGATTTTACATTTGGGAACGCTGACAGCTATTTTTATTGCGTTCTGGAAGGACATTAAGAAACTGATTCTGGATGGATGTGGGATGATTTATGACATTGTTCAGAATTTCAAAATATGGTCACACAACAGAAGAGAACACGATGCAAAGCGTTATAAAAAAATCGTGTCCACCAATTACCGAAAATTTATTCTGCTTATTATTGTCTCTACCATTCCTACGGCAGTTGTGGGACTGCTTCTAAAGAACGTGGTGGTGACAGCCGGCAGTAATCTGCTGGCACCCGGGGTGGGACTCTTCATCACCGGAATTTTGCTTTTGGTGGTGGATTTCTTCCCGGCAGGAAATAAAATACCAAGAGATGTATCCTTTGGGATCGCACTGGCTATCGGCTTTTTTCAGGGAATTGCGGTATTTCCCGGGATCTCACGGTCCGGTATGACCATAGCAGCCTGTCTGCTCTGCGGTCTCAACAGAAAATTTGCAGTAAAATATTCATTTATCATGTCCATTCCGGCTGTATTGGGGGCAGCTATCCTGGAATTAAAGGACATACCCGGCTCGGGAGCCACACTTCCCATGTTCGGGGAATATCTGGCAGCAGCGGTTCTGGCAGGAGTGGCGGGGTACTTCTGTATCAAGACAATGCTGCGGTTTGTGCAGCGCAAAAAATTCCGGTATTTCAGCATTTATTGTTTTATCATGGGAATTGCCGCTGTAACGTGTAATTTTGTCCTGTAG
- the alr gene encoding alanine racemase, which translates to MKTPSRIYVSIDLDAVSYNLESMKSHIRKDTKIIAVLKADGYGHGALPIARHIEPLPYIWGFAVACVEEGLALREGGIEKPILILGYTFMEDYETIIENDFRPTVFTGKMAEDLSDTAKRLNKTVKIHIKLDTGMTRIGYRNLEHDVPEILKIAEMPGLFVEGLFTHFARADETGREPAYVQLERYLEFVRALEEKGLHVPMKHCSNSAGIIRIPEANMDAVRAGIILYGLYPSGEVEKEPVPLKPVMALKSRVVYIKTVEPGVEISYGGTFVTKRPTRVATIPVGYADGYARGLSNKGSVLIRGRRAPIIGRVCMDQFMVDVTDIPEAEELDEVTLVGRDGEESITLEELGELSGRFNYEFACCINKRVPRLFLPAEP; encoded by the coding sequence ATGAAGACACCAAGCAGGATTTACGTTTCCATAGATTTGGATGCGGTTTCCTATAATCTGGAAAGTATGAAGAGCCATATCCGCAAGGATACAAAAATCATAGCCGTACTGAAGGCGGACGGCTATGGACATGGTGCACTTCCCATTGCCAGGCATATAGAACCCCTGCCTTATATCTGGGGCTTTGCTGTAGCCTGTGTGGAAGAGGGACTTGCACTCAGGGAAGGCGGAATTGAAAAACCCATTCTGATCCTTGGATATACCTTCATGGAAGATTACGAGACGATCATTGAAAACGACTTCCGTCCCACCGTTTTTACCGGAAAGATGGCTGAAGATTTATCGGACACGGCAAAACGGCTGAATAAAACAGTAAAGATACATATTAAGCTGGATACAGGCATGACACGTATCGGCTACCGCAACCTGGAGCACGATGTACCCGAGATCCTGAAAATCGCTGAAATGCCCGGGCTTTTCGTGGAAGGGCTCTTCACACATTTTGCCAGGGCAGATGAGACGGGCAGGGAACCGGCCTATGTACAGCTTGAAAGATATTTGGAATTTGTCCGGGCCTTAGAGGAAAAAGGGCTGCATGTGCCTATGAAGCATTGTTCCAACAGTGCGGGTATCATCCGTATTCCCGAGGCGAATATGGATGCCGTGCGGGCAGGTATTATTCTGTACGGTCTCTATCCGTCCGGTGAGGTGGAAAAGGAGCCGGTGCCTTTAAAACCGGTTATGGCTCTCAAAAGCAGAGTTGTATACATAAAGACAGTGGAACCCGGCGTGGAGATCAGCTACGGCGGCACATTTGTCACAAAGCGCCCTACCAGGGTTGCCACCATTCCCGTGGGATATGCGGACGGGTATGCCAGAGGGCTGTCAAACAAGGGCAGTGTGCTGATACGCGGCAGGCGTGCGCCGATCATAGGACGAGTCTGCATGGATCAGTTTATGGTGGATGTGACGGATATTCCGGAAGCGGAAGAGCTGGACGAAGTGACATTAGTTGGACGGGACGGGGAAGAGAGCATTACGCTGGAGGAACTGGGAGAGCTTTCTGGCCGCTTTAATTACGAGTTTGCCTGCTGTATAAACAAGCGTGTGCCCCGCCTTTTTCTTCCCGCAGAACCGTAA